The following proteins are co-located in the Myxococcus fulvus genome:
- a CDS encoding sigma-54-dependent transcriptional regulator produces the protein MPGRVLMVEDEREMRAMLEKGLTRRGYTPVAMGSADEALARLAGEDFDVVLTDLRMPGMDGLALCERIVLNRPDIPVVVMTAFGSMETAVAAIRAGAYDFVTKPIDIDALVLVLERAVQHRALRDEVRRLRQELGRRQQDTGAVVGESPAMQQAYALIDRVADLDSTVLITGESGTGKEVAARAVHTRGRRAQGAFVAINCAAMPEALLESELFGHAKGAFTDAKAARAGLFIQAHGGTLFLDEVGELPLTLQPKLLRALQERVVRPVGGDTEVPFDARIVAATNRDLELAVEEGRFREDLYYRLNVIGVELPPLRARGNDVLLLSQRFIEQFAARNNKRVVGLSPAAAQRLLAYGWPGNVRELQNSMERAVALTSFEQITVDDLPERIRNYSQPKVVPENTDPSELVTLEELERRYIHRVLETVGGSRTLAARILGVDRKTLYRKLERDDEAKKP, from the coding sequence ATGCCAGGCCGCGTCCTGATGGTCGAGGACGAGCGCGAGATGCGCGCCATGTTGGAGAAGGGGTTGACCCGTCGGGGCTACACGCCCGTGGCGATGGGGTCCGCCGACGAGGCGCTGGCGCGGCTCGCCGGCGAGGACTTCGACGTGGTGCTCACGGACCTGCGCATGCCGGGCATGGACGGGCTGGCCCTGTGCGAGCGCATCGTCCTCAACCGGCCGGACATCCCCGTCGTGGTGATGACGGCGTTCGGCAGCATGGAGACGGCGGTGGCCGCCATCCGCGCGGGGGCGTACGACTTCGTCACCAAGCCCATCGACATCGACGCGCTGGTGCTGGTGCTGGAGCGCGCGGTGCAGCACCGCGCCCTGCGCGACGAGGTGCGCCGGCTGCGGCAGGAGCTGGGGCGCAGGCAGCAGGACACGGGCGCGGTGGTGGGCGAGAGCCCCGCGATGCAGCAGGCGTATGCGCTCATCGACCGGGTGGCGGACCTGGACTCGACGGTGCTGATCACCGGCGAGAGCGGCACGGGCAAGGAGGTGGCCGCGCGGGCGGTGCACACCCGTGGGCGACGCGCACAGGGGGCCTTCGTGGCCATCAACTGCGCGGCCATGCCGGAGGCGCTGCTGGAGAGCGAGCTGTTCGGCCACGCCAAGGGCGCCTTCACGGACGCGAAGGCGGCGCGCGCGGGGCTCTTCATCCAGGCGCACGGCGGCACGCTGTTCCTGGACGAGGTGGGCGAGCTGCCGCTCACGCTCCAGCCGAAGCTCCTGCGCGCATTGCAGGAAAGGGTGGTGCGGCCGGTGGGCGGGGACACGGAGGTGCCGTTCGACGCGCGCATCGTGGCGGCGACCAATCGTGATTTGGAGCTGGCGGTGGAGGAGGGCCGCTTCCGCGAGGACCTGTACTACCGGCTCAACGTCATCGGCGTGGAGCTGCCGCCCCTGCGGGCACGGGGCAACGACGTGCTGCTGTTGTCGCAGCGGTTCATCGAGCAGTTCGCCGCGCGCAACAACAAGCGGGTGGTGGGGCTGTCACCGGCGGCGGCGCAGCGGCTGCTCGCGTATGGGTGGCCGGGGAACGTGCGCGAGCTGCAGAACAGCATGGAGCGCGCGGTGGCGCTGACGTCGTTCGAGCAGATCACCGTGGATGATTTGCCCGAGCGCATCCGGAACTACAGCCAGCCCAAGGTGGTGCCGGAGAACACGGACCCCTCGGAGCTGGTGACGCTGGAGGAGCTGGAGCGGCGCTACATCCACCGCGTGCTGGAGACGGTGGGCGGCAGCCGCACGCTGGCGGCGCGCATCCTGGGCGTGGACCGCAAGACGCTGTACCGGAAGCTGGAGCGCGACGACGAGGCGAAGAAGCCCTAG
- a CDS encoding cobyric acid synthase, which produces MSKHPHLMIQGTGSHVGKTTLVAGLCRLYANRGLRVAPFKSQNMSLNSFVTEENEEIARATAVQSFAARQRPIVHMNPLLLKPKSDSVSQLIIHGKPHRDVDAREYFLADTHRALKLAAIQESIDHLNRHYDLVIAEGAGSCAEPNLRPFDVVNMEVAHRLDARVFVAADIDKGGVVAELLGTLRVLELVAPEDVARISGFIINKFRGDRQVLQPAVDFIEQHAKKPVVGVLPYLSLALEEEDRVQPRMHGTPEVDIAVLYLPHISNSTDFDYLQEEPHVRVRFVRSVDQLGAPDAIILPGTKNTVGDLVHLRRIGFERVLQELSATTPIVGICGGFQMLGRNLLDEHRRESEHGSTTGLGLLDIDVEFLPGKTVFNRHYTPTKDNPLRDAGEVSGYEIHSGLIRYDSARPMYAHPGGFDGAVHERLPIFGTFIHDLFKNPRLSRAFVDTLRQRKGLPVLTAPLCNHDTRREDSYNRLAAALAEHMTSID; this is translated from the coding sequence ATGTCGAAGCACCCCCACCTCATGATTCAGGGCACGGGTTCCCACGTGGGGAAGACCACGCTGGTGGCCGGGCTGTGCCGCCTGTACGCCAACCGGGGCCTGCGCGTGGCCCCGTTCAAGTCGCAGAACATGTCCCTCAACTCCTTCGTCACCGAGGAGAACGAGGAGATTGCCCGCGCCACCGCGGTGCAGTCCTTCGCGGCGCGGCAGCGGCCCATCGTCCACATGAACCCGCTGCTGCTCAAGCCCAAGTCGGACAGCGTCAGCCAGCTCATCATCCACGGCAAGCCCCACCGGGACGTCGACGCGCGCGAGTACTTCCTGGCCGACACGCACCGGGCCCTCAAGCTCGCCGCCATCCAGGAGTCCATCGACCACCTGAACCGCCACTACGACCTGGTCATCGCCGAGGGCGCGGGGAGCTGCGCGGAGCCCAACCTGCGCCCGTTCGACGTGGTGAACATGGAGGTGGCCCACCGCCTGGACGCCCGCGTCTTCGTGGCTGCGGACATCGACAAGGGCGGCGTCGTGGCGGAGCTGCTCGGCACGCTGCGCGTCCTGGAGCTGGTCGCCCCCGAGGACGTCGCGCGAATCTCCGGCTTCATCATCAACAAGTTCCGAGGAGACCGGCAGGTCCTCCAGCCGGCCGTGGACTTCATCGAGCAGCACGCGAAGAAGCCCGTCGTCGGGGTGCTGCCCTACCTGTCCCTCGCGCTGGAGGAGGAGGACCGCGTCCAGCCCCGCATGCACGGCACGCCCGAGGTCGACATCGCCGTCCTCTATCTGCCCCACATCTCCAACAGCACGGACTTCGACTACCTCCAGGAGGAGCCCCATGTGCGCGTGCGCTTCGTGCGCTCCGTGGACCAACTGGGCGCGCCCGACGCCATCATCCTGCCTGGCACGAAGAACACGGTGGGGGACCTGGTCCACCTGCGGCGCATCGGCTTCGAGCGCGTGCTCCAGGAGCTGAGCGCCACCACGCCCATCGTCGGCATCTGCGGCGGCTTCCAGATGCTGGGGCGCAACCTGCTCGACGAGCACCGCCGCGAGTCCGAGCACGGCAGCACCACCGGCCTGGGCCTCTTGGACATCGACGTGGAGTTCCTGCCGGGAAAGACGGTCTTCAACCGTCACTACACTCCGACGAAGGACAATCCCTTGCGGGATGCGGGCGAGGTGTCCGGGTATGAGATTCATTCCGGGCTCATCCGGTACGACAGCGCGCGGCCGATGTATGCCCACCCCGGTGGCTTCGATGGCGCGGTGCACGAGCGGCTGCCCATCTTCGGCACCTTCATCCATGACCTGTTCAAGAATCCTCGTCTGAGCCGCGCCTTCGTCGACACGCTGCGCCAGCGCAAGGGATTGCCGGTCCTGACCGCGCCCCTGTGCAACCACGACACCCGTCGGGAGGACAGCTATAATCGGCTCGCTGCCGCCCTGGCCGAGCACATGACATCCATCGACTGA
- a CDS encoding carbamoyltransferase family protein: MSRDSAPWVLGIGASNHNGAACLLHGDELIVAVQEERLIRRKRAWLPGGAVSFAVRYCLETAGIRADELSLVSCCSLMGPRGPLYDVRANPDLAPGVPVRYLSHHLGHAVGAFATSGFDESLVLVVDGFGSNVQDLSAEELSAVVTERVGEETLSVYHASREGFVPVEKHLGTFLEVTSSVDLERFRGMPRFGSLGGLYSAVGRQLFSDVLEGPGKVMGLAPHGVADTPVSDFFDVVDGRFVFHDTVPRRFTHDERWPARQEEYRNLAASAQAALEDGLLRLVRRLRARTSCDALCYAGGVALNSVANERLFTESGFKDLYVMPAAEDSGTAIGAAYHGLWQLTGRRSTRRLSHDSTGRTYSAEACDAALRTVPSVVSRRMPRLVQEVADLLAEGKMLGWFQGGSELGPRSLGQRSILCDPRPRDMKDTLNARVKFREGFRPFAPIILAEKVREWFDVDTDSTDSPFMLRVWRFREEMRERVPAVAHVNGTGRVQTVTREHTPLLHALLTAFDERTGVPILLNTSFNIAGEPIVETPEDALWGLLSTGLEGCVLLDRFVSKHEALHSLLDLEVLVLGERIAPLSSESSEDTLDLRPLLKEPLGFGLDASGRNLEDARRMLGSGQQGGAFKVRTPWGAAVQLVSSELSTLVAQVEPGMTGWKLLERVSREDSSIDEQKLTRMLGTLRRARVLQFGPGV; this comes from the coding sequence ATGTCCCGGGACAGCGCTCCGTGGGTGCTGGGCATCGGCGCGTCGAATCACAACGGCGCCGCGTGCCTCCTGCATGGTGACGAGCTGATCGTCGCCGTGCAGGAGGAGCGACTCATCCGCCGCAAGCGGGCGTGGCTCCCTGGCGGGGCCGTGTCCTTCGCGGTGCGTTACTGCCTGGAGACGGCGGGCATCCGCGCGGACGAGCTCAGCCTCGTCTCGTGCTGCTCGCTGATGGGGCCTCGCGGGCCGCTGTACGACGTGCGCGCCAACCCGGACCTCGCTCCGGGTGTCCCGGTGCGCTACCTCTCGCACCACCTGGGCCACGCGGTGGGCGCGTTCGCGACGTCCGGCTTCGACGAGTCGCTGGTGCTCGTCGTGGACGGGTTCGGCTCCAACGTCCAGGACCTGTCCGCCGAGGAGCTGTCGGCGGTCGTCACCGAGCGAGTCGGTGAAGAGACGCTGTCCGTCTACCACGCGTCGCGCGAGGGCTTCGTGCCGGTGGAGAAGCACCTGGGCACATTCCTGGAGGTGACGTCCTCCGTGGACCTGGAGCGCTTCCGGGGCATGCCGCGCTTCGGCAGCCTGGGCGGGCTGTACTCGGCCGTCGGGCGACAGCTCTTCTCGGATGTCCTGGAGGGGCCGGGCAAGGTCATGGGCCTGGCGCCTCACGGCGTGGCGGACACACCCGTGTCGGACTTCTTCGACGTCGTCGACGGGCGCTTCGTGTTCCACGACACCGTGCCCCGCCGCTTCACACATGACGAGCGCTGGCCCGCGCGTCAGGAGGAGTACCGGAACCTCGCGGCCTCGGCGCAGGCGGCATTGGAGGATGGGCTCTTGCGGCTGGTGCGTCGACTGCGCGCGCGCACGTCCTGCGACGCCCTCTGCTACGCGGGGGGCGTCGCGCTCAACAGCGTGGCGAACGAGCGGCTCTTCACCGAGAGCGGCTTCAAGGACCTCTATGTGATGCCCGCCGCGGAGGACAGCGGCACCGCCATCGGCGCGGCGTACCATGGGCTGTGGCAGCTCACGGGACGGCGCTCCACGCGGCGACTGAGCCATGACAGCACGGGCAGGACGTACTCCGCCGAGGCCTGTGACGCCGCGCTGCGCACCGTGCCCTCGGTGGTGTCACGGCGAATGCCACGACTTGTGCAGGAGGTGGCCGACCTGCTCGCCGAGGGGAAGATGCTCGGCTGGTTCCAGGGCGGCTCCGAGCTGGGCCCACGCTCACTGGGACAGCGGAGCATCCTCTGCGACCCGCGTCCCCGCGACATGAAGGACACCCTCAACGCGCGGGTGAAGTTCCGCGAGGGCTTCCGTCCCTTCGCCCCCATCATCCTCGCGGAGAAGGTGCGCGAGTGGTTCGACGTCGACACGGACTCCACGGACAGCCCCTTCATGCTGCGTGTGTGGCGCTTCCGTGAGGAAATGCGCGAGCGCGTCCCCGCCGTCGCCCACGTCAACGGCACCGGCCGCGTGCAGACGGTGACGAGGGAGCACACGCCCCTGCTGCACGCGCTGCTCACCGCGTTCGATGAGCGCACCGGTGTGCCCATCCTGCTCAACACCTCGTTCAACATCGCCGGGGAGCCCATCGTCGAGACGCCCGAGGACGCGCTGTGGGGCCTGCTGTCCACGGGGCTGGAGGGCTGCGTGCTCCTGGACCGCTTCGTGTCGAAGCACGAGGCGCTGCATTCACTGCTGGACCTGGAGGTGCTCGTCCTCGGAGAGCGAATCGCGCCCCTGTCCTCGGAAAGCTCGGAGGACACGCTGGACCTGCGACCCCTCTTGAAAGAGCCGCTGGGCTTTGGCCTGGACGCCTCGGGACGCAACCTGGAGGATGCGCGCCGGATGCTGGGCAGCGGGCAACAAGGTGGCGCGTTCAAGGTGCGGACGCCGTGGGGCGCGGCCGTGCAGCTCGTGTCGAGCGAGCTGTCGACCCTCGTCGCCCAGGTGGAGCCCGGGATGACCGGCTGGAAGCTCCTGGAGCGTGTGTCTCGCGAGGACTCGAGCATTGATGAGCAGAAGCTGACGCGGATGCTCGGCACCTTGCGGCGCGCTCGCGTCCTCCAGTTCGGTCCGGGAGTGTGA
- a CDS encoding MXAN_6577-like cysteine-rich protein has product MKPSHPLGRHLALLFSLLSCLLLTGCPDEGVVCSEGLSRCGETCADLTSESANCGACGNACGEGQLCADGACRCLTGATACGGACVDLQSAPQHCGACGNVCGSSEVCEQGTCQLNCTAGLLRCGNGCVNGDSSNLNCGACGNVCGDARTCRGGVCTYDIVATCFNTGQVVGIQSGVDLKGPGTLVASSPQSAARMSDVLLVLDSTRKLIQAHLSNYGVLPPRHDTGRAPNQILVESPYIYILNSTDNTLQVLQSTEPLPPGKQHPEGISLQNVASVSFGANTNPFGMARVGNELWVTLYGNLVGDPSAGGRVARVSMASPSEPRVTTTIDLPTGAALQPFPDNTTLSTPAGITHHRGKVYVALNNLNPATYAPGGPGLLARIDPATGAVSLVGLGDGCLNPNAVASVGEHLVVSCGGKSTYDAEFKLVSVERTGLVMLDAQDTVVASEPIACSPQIGACPIPAAGRFAVVGPRIYTGDTNGGRVFVHEIVGNTLVERRGLKDTSEPAIAACPASGFSLVSDVVALP; this is encoded by the coding sequence ATGAAGCCCTCGCATCCCCTCGGACGCCACCTGGCGCTCCTCTTCTCCCTCCTCTCCTGCCTGCTGCTCACCGGCTGCCCCGACGAGGGGGTCGTCTGCAGCGAGGGCCTCTCCCGCTGCGGAGAGACCTGCGCGGACCTCACCAGCGAGTCCGCCAACTGTGGCGCCTGCGGCAATGCCTGTGGTGAAGGCCAGCTCTGCGCCGACGGAGCGTGCCGCTGTCTGACCGGTGCCACGGCCTGTGGTGGAGCCTGCGTCGACCTCCAGTCCGCCCCCCAGCACTGCGGCGCCTGCGGCAACGTCTGCGGCAGCAGCGAGGTGTGCGAGCAGGGCACGTGCCAGCTGAACTGCACCGCGGGCCTGCTCCGCTGCGGCAATGGGTGCGTGAACGGAGACTCGAGCAACCTGAACTGCGGCGCCTGCGGCAACGTCTGCGGCGACGCGCGGACCTGCCGGGGCGGCGTGTGCACGTACGACATCGTGGCCACGTGCTTCAACACCGGTCAGGTGGTGGGCATCCAGTCCGGCGTGGACCTCAAGGGCCCCGGCACGCTGGTGGCGTCGTCGCCGCAGAGCGCCGCGCGGATGAGCGACGTGCTGCTGGTGCTCGACTCCACGCGCAAGCTCATCCAGGCGCATCTGAGCAACTACGGCGTGCTGCCACCGCGCCACGACACGGGCCGCGCGCCCAACCAGATCCTCGTCGAGTCGCCGTACATCTACATCCTCAACTCCACCGACAACACGCTCCAGGTGCTGCAGAGCACCGAGCCGCTCCCGCCTGGCAAGCAGCACCCCGAGGGAATCTCGCTCCAGAACGTGGCCAGCGTGAGCTTCGGCGCCAACACCAACCCCTTCGGCATGGCGCGCGTGGGCAACGAGCTGTGGGTCACCCTCTACGGCAACCTCGTGGGCGACCCGAGCGCCGGAGGCCGCGTGGCGCGCGTCTCCATGGCGTCCCCCTCCGAGCCGCGTGTGACGACCACCATCGACCTGCCCACCGGCGCCGCGCTCCAGCCCTTCCCGGACAACACCACGCTGTCCACGCCCGCGGGCATCACCCACCACCGCGGCAAGGTGTACGTGGCCCTCAACAACCTCAACCCCGCCACCTACGCCCCCGGCGGCCCGGGCCTGCTCGCGCGCATCGACCCGGCGACGGGCGCGGTGAGCCTCGTCGGCCTGGGCGACGGCTGCCTCAACCCCAACGCGGTGGCGTCCGTGGGCGAGCACCTGGTGGTGAGCTGCGGCGGCAAGTCCACCTATGACGCCGAGTTCAAGCTGGTGTCCGTGGAGCGCACGGGCCTCGTGATGCTGGACGCGCAGGACACCGTGGTGGCCTCGGAGCCCATCGCCTGCTCGCCGCAAATCGGCGCCTGCCCCATCCCCGCCGCCGGCCGGTTCGCCGTGGTGGGCCCGCGCATCTACACCGGCGACACCAACGGCGGCCGCGTCTTCGTCCACGAAATCGTGGGGAACACCCTGGTCGAGCGTCGGGGCCTGAAGGACACCTCGGAGCCCGCCATCGCCGCCTGCCCCGCCAGCGGCTTCTCGCTGGTCAGCGACGTGGTGGCCCTGCCCTGA
- a CDS encoding TonB-dependent receptor plug domain-containing protein, whose translation MRTALARGLLGLVLLACASVRAQSTEDAGTPPMSEVIDVVGEVPDPEPMDRASRRDPSSVVTVISVEERGGTARDTAEVLSTAPGISIQDSGGYGQGKSLVVRGASSNGTLVLLDGIPLNGAGGSMDLSRVPLALARELEVMRGSAGSSHGSGALGGVVNIITRAPGDTLSLAGELSHGSWNTTTGWLSLTGPVLDSELLLLLHGGTSSGRFSYPFDATPTLPGDAPELRRRENNDARGAGALVRLRHRLSQGVVLDAMGEGTLEGRGLAGTAQNPLADARQSNRRGILSLRVLGDLGHHVHVSARAHYRQERLELSGGPLPQQGVQTLRTGGVEAEGSMPVGDWNVVSALASLGGEGVATDGAPVTSDGRTSWLRASVRVMDDLALLDGRLHVTPSLRVERVGPYTLLSPKLGARVTLPARLELRANVGQAHRAPSLVELYVRQGTLLPNPDLRPERAVSADMALAHRTERSLVSVGGFFASYEDLITYEAYPPFAAKPSNFASARVSGLEVDAEARPFSFLSGSLAYTFLVSRNLRDDPRYYLKDIPLRPRHTLAARVTAGPSWLTGRVELRAQSSQLRNRTGELVLPGRTLLHAGLSTTVGKRPAFTFSVDLKNVLDVHVDDFDGYPLPGRAVLASVALALDVPPSSSTAHKADPP comes from the coding sequence GTGAGGACGGCGCTCGCCAGGGGACTGCTGGGCCTGGTGCTGCTGGCGTGCGCCTCCGTGCGGGCCCAGTCCACCGAGGACGCCGGCACTCCGCCCATGTCGGAGGTCATCGACGTGGTGGGCGAGGTGCCCGACCCGGAGCCGATGGACCGCGCGTCCCGTCGCGACCCGAGCAGCGTCGTCACCGTCATCTCCGTGGAGGAGCGCGGCGGCACCGCGCGCGACACGGCGGAGGTGCTGTCCACCGCGCCCGGCATCTCCATCCAGGACTCGGGCGGGTACGGCCAGGGAAAGAGCCTGGTGGTGCGCGGCGCCTCGTCGAACGGGACGCTGGTGCTGCTCGACGGCATCCCCCTCAACGGCGCGGGAGGGAGCATGGACCTGTCGCGCGTCCCGCTCGCGCTCGCTCGTGAGCTGGAGGTGATGCGCGGGAGCGCGGGCTCCAGCCATGGCAGCGGCGCGCTCGGCGGCGTGGTGAACATCATCACCCGCGCACCCGGCGACACGCTGAGCCTCGCGGGCGAGCTGAGCCACGGGAGCTGGAACACCACCACCGGGTGGCTCTCGCTCACCGGGCCCGTGCTGGACAGCGAGCTGCTCCTGCTGCTCCACGGCGGCACGTCGTCCGGGCGCTTCTCCTATCCGTTCGATGCCACGCCCACGCTGCCGGGTGACGCGCCCGAGCTGCGACGTCGCGAGAACAACGACGCGCGGGGTGCAGGAGCACTCGTGAGACTGCGTCACCGCCTCTCCCAGGGCGTGGTGCTGGACGCGATGGGCGAAGGGACCCTGGAGGGCCGGGGGCTGGCGGGCACGGCGCAGAACCCGCTCGCGGACGCGCGTCAGTCCAACCGTCGCGGCATCCTGAGCCTGCGCGTGCTGGGTGACCTGGGCCACCATGTCCACGTGTCCGCTCGCGCGCACTATCGCCAGGAGCGACTGGAGCTGTCGGGCGGTCCGCTGCCACAGCAGGGCGTGCAGACCTTGCGCACGGGCGGCGTCGAGGCCGAGGGCAGCATGCCGGTGGGAGACTGGAACGTCGTCTCCGCGCTGGCGAGCCTCGGCGGGGAAGGCGTCGCCACCGATGGCGCGCCCGTGACCTCGGACGGGCGCACGTCGTGGCTGCGCGCCAGCGTCCGCGTCATGGATGACCTGGCGCTGCTCGACGGCCGGCTCCACGTGACGCCCTCGCTGCGCGTGGAGCGCGTGGGCCCCTACACACTGCTGTCCCCCAAGCTGGGTGCACGCGTGACGCTGCCCGCGCGCCTGGAGCTGCGCGCCAACGTGGGACAGGCGCACCGGGCCCCCTCGCTGGTGGAGCTGTACGTGCGTCAGGGCACCCTGCTTCCCAACCCGGACCTGCGCCCCGAGCGCGCCGTGTCCGCGGACATGGCCTTGGCGCACCGCACGGAGCGCTCGCTCGTGTCGGTGGGCGGCTTCTTCGCGAGCTACGAGGACCTCATCACCTACGAGGCGTATCCGCCGTTCGCCGCGAAGCCGAGCAACTTCGCCTCCGCGCGCGTCTCCGGCCTGGAGGTGGACGCGGAGGCGCGCCCCTTCTCCTTCCTGTCCGGCTCGCTGGCGTACACGTTCCTCGTCTCGCGCAACCTCCGGGATGACCCGCGCTACTACCTGAAGGACATCCCGCTCCGGCCGCGCCACACCCTCGCCGCGCGGGTGACGGCGGGCCCCTCCTGGCTCACGGGCCGCGTGGAGCTGCGCGCCCAGTCCTCGCAGCTTCGCAATCGCACCGGCGAGCTGGTGCTCCCGGGCCGCACGCTCCTGCACGCGGGCCTGTCCACCACGGTGGGCAAGCGTCCCGCGTTCACCTTCTCCGTCGACCTCAAGAACGTGCTCGACGTCCATGTCGACGACTTTGACGGCTATCCCCTGCCGGGCCGCGCGGTGCTCGCCTCCGTGGCCCTGGCGCTCGACGTTCCACCCTCCTCTTCCACTGCCCACAAGGCGGACCCTCCATGA
- a CDS encoding ABC transporter substrate-binding protein produces MSPSRSFRLLGLALLILAGCQRSSPPPQEPGARRLVSLSPGITETLYALGAGSQVVGRSDYSSWPPEAQGVPKVGSTLAPNYEAIARLKPTLILDEQVKQAPAGSLAAVAPVKVLPWLTVDDVANGVRELGRQTGREAQANELAAKVESTLKRAPPKDAPRVLLVIGDAEAGLSSIWYIRKGSLHGAALEAAGARNSVAEDPGGPPNISVEQLMTLDPDIILVLLEGPVPTPEEEARQLAAWKQLSVLRAVKEGRVKLVAGPGVQSTGPRILDLVERLRASLRFDAKTP; encoded by the coding sequence ATGTCCCCTTCGCGCTCCTTCCGTCTCCTCGGCCTCGCGCTCCTAATCCTCGCGGGCTGCCAGCGCTCCTCGCCTCCGCCCCAGGAGCCGGGCGCGCGGCGGCTCGTCTCGCTGTCCCCCGGAATCACGGAGACGCTCTACGCGCTGGGTGCGGGGTCGCAGGTGGTGGGGCGCTCGGACTATTCGTCCTGGCCCCCCGAGGCGCAGGGCGTGCCCAAGGTCGGCTCCACGCTGGCCCCCAACTACGAGGCCATCGCCCGGCTCAAGCCCACGCTCATCCTGGATGAGCAGGTGAAGCAGGCCCCCGCGGGCTCCCTGGCCGCCGTCGCGCCGGTGAAGGTGCTGCCCTGGCTCACCGTGGACGACGTGGCGAACGGGGTCCGCGAGCTGGGCCGGCAGACGGGCCGCGAGGCGCAGGCGAACGAGCTGGCCGCGAAGGTGGAGAGCACGCTGAAGCGCGCCCCTCCGAAGGACGCGCCCCGGGTGCTGCTGGTGATTGGTGACGCGGAGGCCGGGCTCTCCAGCATCTGGTACATCCGCAAGGGCTCGCTGCACGGCGCGGCGCTGGAGGCCGCGGGCGCGCGCAACTCCGTCGCCGAGGACCCCGGTGGTCCTCCGAACATCTCCGTCGAGCAGTTGATGACGTTGGACCCGGACATCATCCTCGTGTTGCTCGAAGGCCCCGTGCCGACGCCCGAGGAGGAGGCGCGGCAGCTGGCCGCGTGGAAGCAGCTGTCGGTGCTGCGCGCGGTGAAGGAGGGGCGTGTGAAGCTGGTGGCGGGGCCGGGCGTGCAGTCCACGGGGCCGCGCATCCTGGACCTGGTGGAGCGACTTCGAGCCTCGCTGCGGTTCGACGCGAAGACGCCATGA
- a CDS encoding sensor histidine kinase — MRLARKFTLALVLLAVAVIAALQVIQVRRELERSALDMQHDHRLLGHTLAGTIGKAWQLAGEREALNLLNQSNNYQEQVHLRWVWLDGGPGTPSLAGFPPRLMATLRQGRDGSMVDPDPAPGLLHSYTPVKIGPRFGAIEITESLGEERQHVFVTVVGTIVATGTITFAFLIVAMAMGRRLVGEPVDQLVQLADRFGHGDLSARVRLPPQRRGDELTTLANAMNRMGEQLEETRSRLSAETAARLSAVEHLRHADRLTTVGKLASGVAHELGTPLNVVMGRAKMISSGEAEGEEVGESARIISQQAQHMTRIIRQLLDFARRRAPHRAPEDVRELVSRSLSLLKPMAAKKSITLVEDIPPGVTVEADGGQVQQVLTNLVMNALQAMNQPGTVRVHAAHARTTPPQDVGGPEGSYVRVDVEDEGSGIPPDVLAHVFEPFFTTKDVGEGTGLGLSVSYGLVRDHGGWIAVRSELGRGSCFSIYLPSGGDTCQAAS, encoded by the coding sequence GTGAGACTCGCACGCAAGTTCACCCTCGCCCTCGTCCTGCTCGCCGTGGCCGTCATCGCCGCGCTGCAGGTCATCCAGGTCCGCCGCGAGCTGGAGCGCTCGGCGCTGGACATGCAGCACGACCATCGGCTGCTCGGCCACACGCTCGCGGGCACCATCGGCAAGGCGTGGCAGCTGGCCGGTGAGCGTGAAGCGCTGAATCTCCTGAACCAGTCCAACAACTACCAGGAGCAGGTCCACCTGCGCTGGGTCTGGCTGGATGGCGGCCCCGGGACGCCCTCGCTCGCGGGCTTCCCGCCCCGGCTGATGGCCACGCTGCGCCAGGGCAGGGACGGCTCCATGGTGGACCCGGACCCGGCGCCGGGCCTGCTGCACTCGTACACGCCGGTGAAGATTGGCCCGCGCTTCGGCGCCATCGAAATCACCGAGTCGCTGGGAGAAGAGCGCCAGCACGTCTTCGTCACGGTGGTGGGCACCATCGTCGCCACGGGCACCATCACCTTCGCGTTCCTCATCGTCGCCATGGCCATGGGCCGCAGGCTCGTCGGCGAGCCGGTGGACCAGCTGGTCCAGCTGGCGGACCGCTTCGGCCACGGGGATTTGTCCGCGCGCGTGCGGCTGCCACCGCAGCGCCGGGGGGACGAGTTGACGACGCTGGCCAACGCGATGAACCGCATGGGTGAGCAGTTGGAGGAGACGCGCTCGCGGCTGTCCGCGGAGACGGCCGCGCGCCTGTCCGCGGTGGAGCACCTGCGGCACGCGGACCGGCTCACCACGGTGGGCAAGCTGGCGTCGGGCGTGGCGCACGAGCTGGGCACGCCGCTCAACGTGGTGATGGGCCGCGCGAAGATGATTTCGTCGGGCGAGGCGGAGGGCGAGGAGGTCGGCGAGAGCGCGCGCATCATCAGCCAGCAGGCGCAGCACATGACGCGCATCATCCGGCAGCTGCTCGACTTCGCTCGGCGCCGCGCGCCCCACCGGGCCCCCGAGGACGTGCGGGAGCTCGTCTCCCGCTCGCTGTCCCTGCTCAAGCCCATGGCCGCCAAGAAGAGCATCACCCTGGTGGAAGACATCCCCCCCGGCGTTACGGTGGAGGCGGATGGAGGCCAGGTGCAGCAGGTGTTGACCAACCTGGTGATGAACGCGCTGCAGGCCATGAACCAGCCGGGGACGGTGCGCGTGCACGCGGCCCACGCCCGGACCACGCCGCCCCAGGACGTGGGCGGCCCCGAGGGGAGCTACGTGCGGGTGGACGTGGAGGACGAGGGCAGCGGGATTCCCCCGGACGTGCTGGCGCACGTGTTCGAGCCGTTCTTCACCACGAAGGACGTGGGCGAGGGCACGGGGCTGGGGCTGTCCGTGTCCTATGGTCTGGTGAGGGACCATGGCGGCTGGATTGCCGTGCGAAGCGAGCTGGGACGCGGTAGCTGCTTCTCCATCTATCTGCCGAGCGGAGGGGACACATGCCAGGCCGCGTCCTGA